One window of Macrococcus sp. 19Msa1099 genomic DNA carries:
- a CDS encoding MoaD/ThiS family protein, producing MKVLYFAHIKAKLDRTEDQFSFAEPVKVSQFRKHLYETYPVIRDEQFQIAVNEEFVRDEDVIHNDDVVALIPPVSGG from the coding sequence ATGAAAGTATTATATTTTGCACATATTAAAGCAAAACTGGATCGCACAGAAGATCAGTTTTCGTTTGCTGAGCCTGTTAAAGTAAGTCAGTTTAGAAAGCATTTATATGAAACGTATCCGGTAATACGTGATGAGCAATTTCAAATCGCTGTTAATGAAGAGTTTGTACGCGACGAAGATGTAATTCATAATGATGATGTTGTCGCATTAATTCCACCTGTTAGTGGTGGCTAA
- the mobA gene encoding molybdenum cofactor guanylyltransferase MobA has product MIGVILAGGASTRFGSNKALHKIDGKPFYEHVYEAFKESTVSCIVLSTNKQRTSYFEEEIKEKQLDMHVVTDIEADCGPMSGIYTVMETCISESYFVVSVDTPFITTEAIDYLISCFNTRNVNALCYKDDLQVHRTIAIYHRSLLPVIQESMKQKRYALKQLTVEAQFVPVSEVSDESEWYANINTKTDLQNVRRVTNETNNR; this is encoded by the coding sequence ATGATCGGTGTTATATTAGCAGGAGGTGCTTCTACACGCTTTGGCAGCAATAAAGCCCTTCACAAAATCGATGGTAAGCCATTTTACGAGCATGTATATGAAGCATTTAAAGAAAGTACCGTATCGTGCATTGTTCTGAGCACGAATAAACAGAGGACTTCATACTTTGAAGAGGAAATTAAAGAGAAGCAACTCGATATGCACGTAGTAACGGATATCGAAGCGGATTGTGGCCCGATGTCAGGCATATACACTGTAATGGAAACGTGTATTTCAGAAAGTTACTTCGTCGTCTCTGTTGATACACCGTTTATAACAACAGAAGCAATAGACTATCTTATTAGTTGTTTTAATACACGAAATGTAAATGCGCTGTGTTATAAGGATGACTTACAAGTACATCGCACAATTGCGATTTATCATCGTTCGTTACTACCTGTTATACAAGAGAGTATGAAACAAAAGCGTTATGCATTAAAACAATTGACGGTTGAGGCACAGTTTGTTCCTGTTTCAGAAGTAAGCGACGAAAGCGAATGGTATGCTAATATTAATACAAAGACTGATTTACAGAACGTAAGGAGGGTGACAAATGAAACAAATAACAGATAA
- the moaA gene encoding GTP 3',8-cyclase MoaA, translating into MKQITDKLGRPIRDLRISVTDRCNFRCTYCMPKEIFGDDYVFLPKDELLSFEELTRIAKVYAQLGVKKVRITGGEPLLRRDLPDLIREIQAIEGIEDIGLTTNGLLLKKHGQALYDAGLRRINVSLDALDETFEAVNGRGISADQILEQIDHAVSIGLQVKVNMVIQKGMNDHQMIPMVKYFKDKKITLRFIEFMDVGNDNGWNFDKVITKQEMITHISEHFNIKHEPPKYFGEVAKYYVHDNGAKLGFITSVSESFCSTCTRTRLSSDGKIFGCLFATDGYDLKEFIRSGATDQELKDKLIALWSVRQDRYSDERTAETVRQRKKKKINMNYIGG; encoded by the coding sequence ATGAAACAAATAACAGATAAATTAGGGCGCCCGATTAGAGATCTGCGTATTTCTGTAACAGATCGCTGTAACTTCCGTTGTACATATTGCATGCCGAAAGAAATATTTGGTGATGACTATGTTTTTCTGCCGAAAGATGAATTACTGTCCTTTGAAGAGTTGACGCGTATTGCAAAAGTATATGCACAGCTCGGTGTCAAGAAAGTAAGGATTACAGGTGGGGAGCCGCTATTGCGTAGAGATTTACCGGACTTAATACGCGAAATCCAAGCGATAGAAGGTATAGAAGATATCGGTTTAACGACGAATGGTTTGTTGCTGAAAAAGCACGGACAAGCATTATATGATGCTGGATTACGTCGCATAAATGTCAGTTTAGACGCGCTTGATGAAACATTTGAAGCGGTAAATGGACGTGGTATCAGTGCGGATCAAATATTAGAACAAATTGATCACGCTGTATCTATTGGTTTACAAGTTAAAGTGAACATGGTGATACAAAAAGGTATGAATGACCATCAGATGATTCCGATGGTCAAGTATTTCAAAGATAAAAAAATAACATTGCGCTTTATTGAATTTATGGATGTTGGTAATGACAATGGCTGGAATTTTGATAAAGTAATTACGAAACAGGAAATGATAACGCATATTTCAGAGCATTTTAATATTAAGCATGAACCACCGAAATACTTTGGCGAAGTTGCGAAATATTATGTTCATGATAATGGCGCAAAACTCGGATTTATTACAAGCGTGTCAGAATCATTTTGTTCAACGTGTACAAGAACACGCTTAAGTTCAGATGGTAAGATATTTGGTTGTTTATTTGCAACAGATGGTTATGACTTGAAAGAATTTATTAGAAGCGGTGCGACAGATCAGGAGTTGAAGGACAAGCTTATTGCACTATGGTCTGTGCGTCAGGATCGTTATTCTGATGAACGTACTGCCGAAACTGTGAGGCAAAGAAAGAAAAAGAAAATAAATATGAATTATATTGGTGGCTAA
- a CDS encoding fatty acid desaturase — MERDKKLMLRKMVKPYEKSALQISLVQVLNTLVPYLVLVAISMLSYSVSPWISVAVSIVAAFFLVRTFIIFHDCCHGSFFKNKKWNDAMGNFTGFLTMFPYQQWRREHNIHHATSGNLDKKGIGDIWMMTIDEYEAASKWKQRGYRMYRNPFVMFVLGPIYLLFVTNRINSKGAKQKEKLNTYFHNIAILVVYGSIIWYFGFAFFAAVFLPIMFIGSMLGIWMFYIQHTFEESYFEENSEWDYVKAAVEGSSYYKLPKLLQWLTGNIGFHHVHHLSPRIPNYYLETAHEEVKPLQYATTITFKQSLETIKYKLYDEKRKVFITFKDYYRNYAKKRTI; from the coding sequence ATGGAAAGAGACAAAAAGTTAATGTTAAGAAAGATGGTTAAGCCTTATGAGAAATCCGCACTACAAATAAGTTTAGTCCAGGTGCTAAATACACTGGTTCCTTATTTAGTACTTGTAGCGATAAGTATGTTAAGTTACAGTGTTTCTCCATGGATATCAGTAGCTGTTAGTATTGTGGCAGCATTCTTCCTAGTTCGAACGTTTATTATATTTCATGACTGTTGTCATGGTTCGTTCTTTAAGAATAAGAAGTGGAACGATGCAATGGGAAATTTTACTGGATTTTTGACGATGTTTCCGTATCAGCAATGGCGCAGAGAACACAATATTCATCATGCAACAAGCGGCAACCTTGATAAGAAGGGGATCGGTGATATATGGATGATGACCATTGATGAATATGAAGCGGCAAGTAAGTGGAAGCAACGTGGTTATCGTATGTATCGTAATCCATTTGTTATGTTTGTTTTAGGGCCGATATATTTATTGTTCGTTACAAACAGAATTAATAGTAAAGGTGCTAAGCAGAAAGAAAAATTAAATACGTATTTTCATAATATTGCAATCTTGGTCGTGTATGGATCTATTATCTGGTACTTTGGATTTGCATTCTTTGCAGCGGTATTTCTACCGATTATGTTTATCGGGTCAATGCTTGGTATATGGATGTTCTATATTCAGCATACATTTGAAGAATCGTACTTCGAAGAGAATTCAGAGTGGGATTATGTTAAAGCTGCAGTTGAAGGGAGTTCGTATTACAAATTACCAAAATTATTGCAGTGGTTAACAGGGAACATTGGGTTCCACCATGTGCATCATTTAAGTCCGAGAATTCCAAATTACTATCTCGAAACTGCACACGAAGAAGTTAAACCACTGCAGTATGCAACGACAATCACATTTAAACAAAGTCTGGAGACAATTAAATATAAACTTTACGATGAGAAAAGAAAGGTATTTATCACATTTAAAGATTATTATCGTAATTATGCAAAGAAAAGAACAATTTAA
- a CDS encoding SDR family oxidoreductase has translation MDVNNLNIFLTGATGFVGAQLINKLLQNNNHHLYILYRDEARKNKLITKENESRLHFVQGDITSPNCGLDKDVIKLLPEMDYFYHLAALVKFDEELRNDLFNINYHGTLHALNLAKDLNTKHFLYVSTAYTVGTNEYAKEILHPIGTPVNNPYEESKIKAEHAVAESGLTYSILRPAIIIGDSVTGEADSKFTLYGFMKALKVFKRKMDRKGLIGKQPFRLFADDNCTSNLVPVDYVVKVLAHAILHAQHETIYHITNNNPPENLKVLAMIKNHLEFDTLTVAPTSARSTMNAEEAVLNGFIHVFEPYFKKSIVFEENNTKMLLSEVNETTLQLTDENLDYIIEVFFK, from the coding sequence ATGGATGTGAACAATTTGAATATATTTTTAACGGGTGCAACCGGTTTTGTCGGAGCACAACTAATCAATAAGCTGCTACAGAATAATAATCATCATTTGTATATTCTATATCGTGATGAAGCACGTAAGAATAAATTAATTACTAAGGAAAATGAAAGTCGCCTCCACTTTGTTCAAGGTGATATCACCTCGCCTAATTGTGGTCTTGACAAGGATGTTATAAAGCTTCTTCCAGAAATGGATTACTTTTATCATCTTGCAGCATTAGTGAAATTTGATGAAGAACTGCGCAACGATCTATTTAATATCAATTATCATGGAACATTACACGCACTTAACTTGGCAAAGGATTTAAATACAAAGCATTTCTTATACGTATCGACAGCATATACTGTCGGCACAAACGAGTATGCTAAGGAAATACTACATCCAATTGGTACACCAGTAAATAACCCATATGAAGAGAGTAAGATTAAAGCTGAACACGCAGTCGCTGAAAGCGGATTGACATATTCAATTTTACGACCTGCGATTATTATCGGAGATTCTGTGACTGGTGAAGCGGACTCTAAGTTCACGCTTTATGGCTTTATGAAAGCTTTGAAAGTATTTAAACGTAAGATGGACCGTAAAGGATTAATTGGCAAACAGCCATTTCGCTTATTCGCAGATGATAATTGTACATCGAACTTAGTTCCAGTTGATTATGTCGTTAAGGTACTGGCGCATGCTATCTTACATGCACAGCATGAAACAATTTATCACATAACGAATAATAATCCCCCAGAAAATTTAAAGGTGCTTGCAATGATTAAAAATCATTTAGAATTTGACACATTGACTGTCGCACCAACATCAGCACGTTCTACCATGAATGCTGAGGAAGCTGTGCTTAATGGCTTCATCCATGTATTTGAACCATATTTCAAGAAATCTATCGTATTTGAAGAAAATAATACAAAAATGTTGTTAAGCGAAGTAAATGAAACGACACTACAACTTACAGACGAGAATCTAGATTACATTATCGAAGTTTTCTTCAAATAA
- a CDS encoding MFS transporter — MEEKLWTKPFIMVSLINFILMLSMFLLLVTIGGYAVDEYHVSTSTAGLVSGIFIVGSLFGRFWAGKNIDILGQKKVLVIGVLIFTITTALYFASFNLPLLLAIRFLNGMGNGIASTATGTIAAFITPIKRRGEGISYFSMSTVMATAIGPFLGLSLLQVISFRQLFIFCLVLAVIGLLMVPQVKVNHEVKSMNSHAPKGFHVSDYIDRNAIPISIVVLICCTAYSSVLSFISFFTKENNLITAGSFFFLTYALVVLISRPITGKLMDRKGTNIVMYPSLISFFLGLLCLSITHASWTLILSAALLGFGYGNFQSIAQATAVKVTDHEKMGLATSTYFIFLDFALGFGPYILGLFIPMLGLHGLYRYMSILVIIGMVAYYMLHGRKAHLYS; from the coding sequence TTGGAAGAAAAATTATGGACTAAACCATTTATCATGGTTTCTTTGATCAATTTTATATTAATGTTATCAATGTTTTTATTACTTGTTACAATCGGTGGATACGCAGTTGACGAGTATCATGTCTCTACGAGTACTGCCGGCCTCGTATCTGGAATCTTTATTGTCGGGAGCTTATTCGGAAGATTCTGGGCTGGGAAAAATATTGACATTTTAGGTCAAAAGAAAGTGCTCGTAATTGGCGTACTCATATTTACGATTACAACTGCCCTCTACTTCGCATCGTTCAACTTACCATTACTTCTTGCAATACGTTTTTTAAATGGGATGGGCAATGGCATTGCCTCTACAGCTACAGGGACCATTGCTGCATTTATCACGCCAATAAAGCGCCGTGGCGAAGGTATCAGTTACTTTAGTATGAGTACAGTGATGGCAACTGCTATTGGACCGTTTTTGGGATTATCATTACTTCAGGTTATTTCCTTTAGACAACTCTTTATTTTCTGTTTAGTCCTTGCAGTTATCGGACTATTAATGGTGCCTCAAGTTAAAGTGAACCACGAAGTAAAATCTATGAACTCACATGCGCCGAAAGGCTTCCATGTTTCAGATTATATCGATCGTAATGCAATCCCTATTTCAATTGTTGTTCTTATTTGCTGTACAGCATATTCAAGTGTACTCAGCTTTATTTCATTTTTCACAAAAGAGAACAATTTGATTACTGCAGGAAGTTTCTTCTTCCTTACTTATGCACTAGTTGTACTGATATCCCGTCCAATCACAGGTAAACTTATGGATAGAAAGGGTACGAATATCGTGATGTATCCATCACTCATCTCCTTTTTCCTTGGATTATTGTGTTTAAGTATCACGCATGCTTCCTGGACTTTAATATTAAGCGCTGCATTGCTAGGATTTGGATACGGCAACTTTCAGTCTATTGCACAAGCAACAGCAGTTAAAGTTACAGATCATGAAAAGATGGGTCTTGCAACGAGTACATACTTTATCTTTTTAGACTTTGCGCTTGGATTCGGCCCTTATATATTAGGACTATTTATCCCGATGCTTGGGTTGCATGGCTTGTATCGTTACATGAGCATCCTAGTAATTATCGGAATGGTTGCATATTATATGCTGCATGGCAGGAAGGCACATCTTTATTCTTAA
- a CDS encoding MarR family transcriptional regulator, which translates to MTRALQQMQLFDHILALRKAYVDHMNKSLIQFGLSSAQWLVLKIIVLKQSTTLVEIAKLRNIEKPTATKIIQFLIQYEFIESTVGQDKRSRLLTPTAKGHTTYEEVMIMIETVQTNYLKNIDSDTLLIINEALSSIEITEE; encoded by the coding sequence ATGACAAGAGCACTACAGCAAATGCAATTATTTGATCACATCCTTGCTCTAAGGAAAGCATATGTTGATCATATGAACAAATCGTTAATTCAGTTCGGTCTGTCCTCCGCTCAATGGCTTGTCCTAAAAATTATTGTGCTCAAACAATCTACGACACTAGTAGAAATCGCTAAGCTACGTAATATAGAAAAGCCCACAGCAACAAAAATAATTCAGTTTCTTATTCAATACGAATTTATTGAGAGTACAGTTGGACAAGATAAGAGGTCCAGATTACTTACCCCTACCGCTAAAGGACACACAACTTATGAAGAGGTCATGATAATGATAGAGACTGTTCAAACCAATTATTTAAAGAATATCGATTCTGACACATTACTCATTATTAACGAGGCACTCTCGTCAATTGAAATTACTGAAGAATAG
- a CDS encoding NAD-dependent succinate-semialdehyde dehydrogenase — protein sequence MTNVINELHTDLYINGEWVTTQDKKDVINPATGETIAQIAQANEAQVEEAIQTAHEAFSGWKALELKERVTYLHKIADLLEENVDRLAEIMTLEQGKPLKESKLEVLSGAESFRWNAEESRRLYGELIPAPNNHKYEIIYEPIGVVAAITPWNFPSGMITRKIAPALAAGNTIVLKPSGDTPLSALAIFELFEQAELPKGVANIVMGSSKEIGQAFTDSDKVNKITFTGSTPIGKALYEQSGQTLKKMSLELGGHAPFIVHEDADIEAAVKGLIAAKFRNNGQVCIAPNRIFVHSSIKDKFMDKLVPEVEALKVGNGLNEESDIGPLIREDAIDKIKQQIVNATDKGATLVTGGHRLTEGEYSNGFFIQPTILDHVNKTMDIFYEETFGPVIPIITFDTIEEALAMANDTEYGLASYAYASDSSIIQQISRTLEYGMVGINEVAISNPETPFGGVKHSGFGRENSHLGIKEYVTAKFVNTQFL from the coding sequence ATGACGAATGTAATCAATGAATTACACACAGATTTATATATAAATGGAGAATGGGTAACAACCCAGGACAAGAAAGATGTCATAAATCCGGCAACTGGTGAAACAATCGCACAAATCGCACAAGCTAACGAAGCACAAGTAGAAGAAGCGATTCAAACAGCTCATGAAGCTTTCTCTGGCTGGAAAGCACTTGAACTTAAAGAACGTGTTACTTATCTGCATAAAATTGCTGACTTATTAGAAGAAAATGTAGATCGTCTTGCTGAAATTATGACGTTAGAACAAGGAAAACCTTTGAAAGAATCTAAATTAGAAGTACTTTCAGGAGCTGAAAGCTTTAGATGGAATGCCGAAGAGTCACGTCGTCTCTACGGTGAGCTTATCCCTGCACCAAACAATCATAAATATGAAATTATTTATGAACCAATTGGAGTCGTTGCGGCGATTACACCATGGAATTTCCCATCTGGTATGATTACACGTAAAATTGCACCAGCACTTGCAGCAGGAAATACAATTGTTCTTAAACCTTCAGGAGATACTCCTTTATCAGCGCTCGCGATATTTGAATTATTCGAACAAGCAGAGCTTCCTAAAGGTGTAGCAAATATTGTTATGGGCAGTTCTAAAGAAATCGGTCAGGCATTTACTGATTCTGATAAAGTAAATAAGATTACTTTTACCGGTTCTACACCTATTGGTAAAGCATTATACGAGCAGTCAGGCCAGACTTTAAAGAAAATGTCTCTTGAGCTTGGAGGCCATGCTCCATTTATCGTTCATGAAGATGCTGATATCGAGGCAGCTGTAAAAGGTCTAATAGCTGCAAAATTCCGTAATAATGGACAAGTTTGTATTGCACCTAACCGAATATTTGTTCATAGTTCTATTAAAGATAAATTTATGGATAAGCTTGTTCCTGAAGTGGAAGCACTTAAAGTTGGCAATGGCTTAAATGAGGAAAGTGATATCGGGCCATTAATTCGTGAAGATGCTATTGATAAAATCAAGCAGCAGATCGTGAATGCTACAGATAAAGGGGCAACACTTGTCACAGGTGGTCATAGACTTACTGAGGGTGAGTATTCAAACGGTTTCTTTATACAACCTACTATATTAGATCATGTTAATAAAACAATGGATATTTTCTATGAAGAGACTTTTGGACCTGTAATTCCTATCATTACATTCGATACGATCGAAGAGGCTCTCGCTATGGCTAATGATACAGAGTATGGTCTTGCAAGCTATGCATATGCAAGTGATAGTTCTATTATTCAGCAAATTTCTAGAACTCTAGAATATGGTATGGTCGGAATTAATGAAGTTGCAATCTCAAATCCAGAAACGCCATTCGGTGGTGTAAAACATTCAGGATTTGGTCGAGAGAATTCTCATCTCGGTATTAAAGAGTATGTAACAGCAAAATTTGTAAATACACAATTTCTATAA
- a CDS encoding multidrug effflux MFS transporter, with protein MKKDNKLILILTLGLLAAFGPLSLDMYLPALPRVADDLSTSASYAQLSLTACMIGLAVGQIIVGPISDVTGRKKPLFIALIGYALFSYFAARAATIEWLIFFRFIQGFCGGAGAVLSRAISSDLYKGKDLTKFLAVLMLVNGLAPVLAPVLGGVILSISTWHTVFYILAIYGVLMVLLALTLEESLPKYNRNEGALKSIWKDFKLLLTNKAFVTMLMLQSLTYGVLFSYISGSPFITQKIYDMNAQQFSYLFALNGIGLIVFSQLTAKLVNKMDELKILKLGQNIQFVGMILTVIVLVLHLPVWMLCAAFFLMITPVSMIGTTGFSIAMQVQNQGAGSASAILGLMQFLIGGILSPLVGVMGESSIIPFIVIIITCTVLAQSIRAIWVKNIEI; from the coding sequence ATGAAGAAAGATAATAAGCTCATACTCATATTAACATTAGGATTACTAGCAGCTTTTGGACCATTATCATTAGATATGTATTTGCCTGCTTTACCACGTGTAGCAGATGATCTTAGCACAAGCGCTTCCTATGCTCAGCTCAGTCTGACTGCATGTATGATAGGTTTAGCAGTAGGTCAGATTATAGTAGGACCCATCAGTGATGTTACAGGGAGAAAGAAACCGTTGTTTATCGCACTTATTGGATATGCTTTATTTTCTTACTTTGCTGCGCGTGCAGCTACGATAGAATGGCTTATTTTCTTTAGATTTATTCAAGGATTTTGTGGTGGTGCAGGAGCTGTACTGTCACGAGCGATATCAAGTGATCTATATAAAGGGAAAGATTTAACGAAGTTTTTAGCAGTGCTGATGCTTGTTAATGGACTTGCACCTGTTCTTGCTCCCGTACTTGGCGGCGTTATATTGAGCATATCTACATGGCATACTGTTTTTTATATTTTAGCAATTTATGGTGTATTGATGGTACTCTTAGCACTTACTTTAGAGGAGAGCTTACCGAAATATAACAGAAATGAAGGCGCATTGAAATCAATTTGGAAAGACTTTAAATTATTGCTGACAAATAAAGCATTTGTGACGATGTTGATGCTCCAATCACTAACATATGGTGTATTGTTCAGCTATATTTCTGGGTCTCCATTTATTACCCAGAAAATATATGATATGAATGCACAGCAATTTAGTTATCTATTTGCATTGAATGGCATAGGCTTAATTGTATTCAGTCAGTTAACCGCTAAACTTGTAAATAAAATGGATGAACTGAAGATATTGAAGCTAGGACAAAATATTCAGTTCGTTGGCATGATACTTACAGTAATAGTGTTGGTGCTCCATCTTCCGGTATGGATGCTATGTGCTGCATTCTTCCTGATGATTACTCCGGTTAGTATGATAGGAACGACTGGATTTTCTATCGCAATGCAAGTACAGAATCAGGGTGCTGGCAGTGCATCGGCAATATTGGGACTAATGCAGTTCTTAATTGGTGGTATACTATCACCCCTAGTTGGTGTGATGGGGGAAAGTTCGATTATTCCATTTATCGTTATCATTATTACATGTACCGTTCTTGCGCAAAGTATTAGAGCTATTTGGGTGAAAAATATTGAAATTTAA